The following is a genomic window from Longimicrobium sp..
CATCCGCGAGCGGCGGCTGGCGCGCGGGGTGGCGGCCTTCCTCCTCCCCGTCGTCACCGGTGCCAGCGCGCTGATCGCCCGCGGCAACGTGCCCGCCGGCGACGACCCCGCGGTGCTGGAGCGCGCGATGCGCGACGAGGTGCGGCGGCTGGCCGACGGCGAGATCGACGCGGCCGAGGTGGAGCGGGCGGTGACGGGGATCGAGGCGCGCCACGTGTTCGACCTGCAGAAGGTGAGCGAGCGCGCCGACCAGCTTTCGCAGCTGACCACCTTCTTCGACGATCCGGGATTGATCAACACCGAGCTGGACCGCTATCGCGCGGTGACGGCGGAGGACGTGCGCCGCTTCGCCCGCGAGTACCTGGGCGACGACAACCTGGTGGTTCTCACCTACGAGCCCGGCGACGCCGCGGAGGTGGCGTCGTGAGCGCGTGGAGCGAGGGCGGCGCGGCGACGGGCGCGCTGGACCGCGGCGCCGTGCCCCCGCGCGGGCCGCTGCGCCCGTACCGCTTTCCCGGCGTGCACCGGCGCCGGCTGGCCAACGGGATGTCGCTGCTGGTGGCGGAGATCCGCAACTTTCCCGTGGTCACGGTGGACATGGTGCTGGACGCGGGCGGGCTGGCCGAGCCGCCGGAGCTCGCGGGGATCGCGCCCATCACCAGCGCGCTGCTGGAGAGCGGGGCGGGCGGGATGGACGCCGACGCGATCGCCGAGCGGGTGGACGGGCTCGGGCTTTCGCTGGACGCGGGGGTGTCGTGGGACACCGGCCAGGTGGGCTTCACCTGCCTGCGCGGGCGGCTGGACGCGGGGTTCGAGCTGACCGCCGACCTGCTGCGCCGGCCGACGTTCCCGGAGCGCGAGGTGGAGCGGGTGCGCGACGAGCGGCTGACCACCATCCAGCAGCGCCGCGGCACGCCGTCCACGCTGGTGGACGAGGCCGAGGGGCGGTGGATCTTCGCGCCGGGGCTGGCGTTCGCGCGGTCGCTGGGCGGCTTGGCGCGCACCGTGGAGGGGCTGGGGCGCGACGACGTGGTGGCCTTCCACGCCCGCCGCTATCGCCCCTCCGCCGCCACGCTGGTCGCGGCGGGCGACGCCTCGGTGGACGAGATCCAGGCGCTGGCCGAGCGCTGGTTCGGCGACTGGGAGGGCCGGGCGGAGCCGGTGCCCGCGGCCGAGGTGCGGCCGCGGCTGGACCGCACCACCATCGTCGTCTTCGACCGCCCCGGCTCGGTGCAGAGCGAGATCCGCGTCGGCCACGTGGGGATCGAGCGCACGGCGCCGGACTACTTCGCGGTGATGGTGCTGAACTCCATCCTGGGCGGCACCTTCTCGTCGCGGATGAACCTGAACCTGCGCGAGCGGCTGGGCTACACCTACGGCGCATCCTCCTCGTTCGCGTCGCGGCGGCGGCCGGGGCTGTTCAGCATGTCGACCGCGGTGCAGACCGAGGTGACGGCGCACTCGGTGAGCGAGATGCTGCGCGAGCTGCGGGAGCTGCGCGAGTCGCCCGTCACCGGCGCGGAGCTGGAGGACGCACGCAACTTCCTGGCGGGGGTCTTTCCCATCGGCCTGCAGACGACCGACGGGCTGGCCGGAAAGCTGAGCACCATCGCCACCTACGGGCTGCCGGACGACTACTACCAGCACTACCGCGACGGGCTGCTCTCCGTTACCGCCGCCGACGTGCAGGACGCGGCGCAGCGCCGCCTGTGGCCCGAGCGCGCCGCCGTCATCATCGCGGGCGACGCGGAGAAGATCCGCGGCGAGCTGGAGGCGCTGGACGTGGGGCCGGTGGAGATGGGGAGCATGGAGGAGCTGGAGGCGTAGCCCGCCGCGCGATCCCCACGCGCGGCTGGATCTCACGCGGAGACGCGGAGGCGCGGAGGAGCTTGCCTGCATCCCCGCGTCTCCGCGTCTCCGCGTGAGTCATCCGCACATGATCGGGGCGATTAGGGTTGAGTTAACGAGCGTTCGAACGGGTTGAACGGGGGCGGTCCGGCGCGCATCTTCTTTCCACAAGGTGACATGAGCGACACGCAGAGCCCGGCCGGGGCGGGACTGGTCTCGCGCCGGCCGGTGCACAGGGGGCCGGTGGTGGACCTGGGGATCGACACGGTCCGCTTTCCGGACGGGTCGACGGGCGAGCTGGAGATGGTGCGCCACTCCGGCGCCAGCGCGGTGCTCCCGGTGCTGAGCGACCCCGGCGGGCCCGACCCGCAGGTGATGCTGATCCGGCAGTACCGCTACGCCACCGGCGGCTGGCTGTACGAGGTTCCCGCCGGGCGCCCCGCCCGCCCCGGCGAGCCGTGGGACGAATGCGCGCGGCGCGAGCTGCTGGAGGAGACGGGCCTCGTCGCCGGCGAGCTGCGGTTCCTGACCACCATCTGGACCACGCCGGGGTTCACCGACGAGCAGATCCGGCTGTACGTGGCCACGAATCTTTCCGGGGGCCAGACCTCGTACGATCCAGACGAGTTCGTGGAGCTGGTGCCGATGCCGCTCTCCCGCGCGCTGGAGATGGTGCGGCGCGGCGAGATCACCGACGGGAAGACGATCTGCACCCTGCTGTACGCCGCCGGGTTCGTGTTCGGGATGTAGCGGCGTCAGACGCCCGGCGGGAGGCGCGTTCTACCGGCACGGCCGCGGGCGATGTGTCGCGGGACGACGCACCCCGTCCCCCACGGTGGACAAGGACGGGGCGGCGCGGATCGGGCGCGGCGGAAAAAATCGAGGCAGATTCAGGGTTTCGGCGGTCGCGGCCACCGGGTACGTCCCGTGCCCTCTCCATCCTCCCGAAGCCTGCCCACACAGCGGTTCCTCACGAAGGGGGTTCCATGTTCGAAGTCCTGACCCACAGCCAGGCGCCACCGCAGCGAAGCACCCTCAAGTCGCTGGACGACAGCGGCGTGGTGGCGGCTTTCCTGGCGGGGAACCGGCGCGCGTTCGACGAGCTGGTGGAGCGCTACCAGAACCGGCTGCTGAACTTCGTCTACCGCACCACGGGCGACCGCGAGCGCGCCGAAGACCTGGTGCAGGAGACGTTCATCCGGGTGTACCGGCACCTGCACCGCTTCGACCAGACGAAGAAGTTCTCGACCTGGGCGTACACCATCGCCAGCAACCTGGCCAAGAACGAGCTGCGCAACCGCTCGCGCAACCCGCTGGTGCTGTTCCAGACGATCCTGAAGAACCGCACCGAGGACCAGCGCCCGCTGGAGTGGGAGGACAACACCTACCGCCCCGACGACCTGTTCCGCAAGCGCGCGCTGAAGGCGCAGGTGGACGCCGCGGTGGACCAGCTTCCCGAGCATCACCGCACGGTGTTCATCCTGCGTGAGATGGAGGGGAAGACGTACGAGGAGATCGCCGAGATCACCGACACCAACCTGGGCACCGTGAAGAGCCGCCTGAACCGCGCCCGCAACTCGTTCGCGCGGATCATCGCCCCGGTCCTGGACTGATCACATCCTCAGGGAGATGCGCCAGCGACGCTGAACTTCGTCCGAGCGACAACGAGGGGGCGGGCCGCCGATGGATCGGCGGCCCGCCCTTTCTCTTGTGGAAGAAGATGACTCGCTCAGGCACCAGCCCTGGTGACCGGGAATGGAATTCCCGGGCAACAACAGCACGAAGTCCCTCCGGGACTGCTGCCCTATATCGTGGCGGGGCGGAGACATCTTCTTGAGGCAAGCTCAGATGCTGTCCCCTGTCCCCCTGTCCCCTGCCGTTTTCATCTTCCCCTAATGTCGCTGGAACTCCCGGGGGCACCGCGCGTACAACGCTGCGTTGCCGGTTCACGAGCGGCAGGCGGCGAACCCAGCGGGGCGAACCATGATCGACTGCGAAACCTATCTCGCGCGCTACTCGGACTACCTGGACCACGACATGACCGTGGCCCAGCGGGACGAGATGGAGGCGCACGCCGACGAGTGCCCGCACTGCGCGGACTACGATCGCGTGGTGCGCCGCGGCACCGACGTGCTGCGCGGTCTGCCGGAGCTGGAGGTGTCGGACGACTTCGCCGACCGCCTGCGCTGGCGCCTGTACGCCGCCGAGGAGGAGGAGCGCCGCGCGCGGCGCCTGGCCTCGCCCGCGCAGGCGGCGGGAACGCTGGCCATCGCCGCGCTGATCGCGGCGGTCGCGTGGGTGCCGCTGATGCACCCGCGCCCGCACGTGGGCCGCCTCCCCGCGGTGGCCGTCGAGGCGCCGCGCCGCGACGGGTCGTTCTTCCGCCGGCTGATGGCGGGCCCGCAGCACCAGGAGGCCACCAGCCTGACCTCGCGCCTGGCGCAGATCGGCGTGAGCGTGCGGGAGATGCCGTACCACGACGTGGTCTTCCAGTCGCAGGGGCCGCTGGTGGGGCAGCTCGCCTCGTACTCTCCGGCGGACGCGCAGGGCGCCGTCCAGCCGTAACCACCCGACTCCACGACGATCCGCGCGTGCCGCAGATCTCCTACGACC
Proteins encoded in this region:
- a CDS encoding pitrilysin family protein — encoded protein: MSAWSEGGAATGALDRGAVPPRGPLRPYRFPGVHRRRLANGMSLLVAEIRNFPVVTVDMVLDAGGLAEPPELAGIAPITSALLESGAGGMDADAIAERVDGLGLSLDAGVSWDTGQVGFTCLRGRLDAGFELTADLLRRPTFPEREVERVRDERLTTIQQRRGTPSTLVDEAEGRWIFAPGLAFARSLGGLARTVEGLGRDDVVAFHARRYRPSAATLVAAGDASVDEIQALAERWFGDWEGRAEPVPAAEVRPRLDRTTIVVFDRPGSVQSEIRVGHVGIERTAPDYFAVMVLNSILGGTFSSRMNLNLRERLGYTYGASSSFASRRRPGLFSMSTAVQTEVTAHSVSEMLRELRELRESPVTGAELEDARNFLAGVFPIGLQTTDGLAGKLSTIATYGLPDDYYQHYRDGLLSVTAADVQDAAQRRLWPERAAVIIAGDAEKIRGELEALDVGPVEMGSMEELEA
- a CDS encoding NUDIX hydrolase produces the protein MSDTQSPAGAGLVSRRPVHRGPVVDLGIDTVRFPDGSTGELEMVRHSGASAVLPVLSDPGGPDPQVMLIRQYRYATGGWLYEVPAGRPARPGEPWDECARRELLEETGLVAGELRFLTTIWTTPGFTDEQIRLYVATNLSGGQTSYDPDEFVELVPMPLSRALEMVRRGEITDGKTICTLLYAAGFVFGM
- a CDS encoding sigma-70 family RNA polymerase sigma factor, whose protein sequence is MFEVLTHSQAPPQRSTLKSLDDSGVVAAFLAGNRRAFDELVERYQNRLLNFVYRTTGDRERAEDLVQETFIRVYRHLHRFDQTKKFSTWAYTIASNLAKNELRNRSRNPLVLFQTILKNRTEDQRPLEWEDNTYRPDDLFRKRALKAQVDAAVDQLPEHHRTVFILREMEGKTYEEIAEITDTNLGTVKSRLNRARNSFARIIAPVLD
- a CDS encoding anti-sigma factor family protein codes for the protein MIDCETYLARYSDYLDHDMTVAQRDEMEAHADECPHCADYDRVVRRGTDVLRGLPELEVSDDFADRLRWRLYAAEEEERRARRLASPAQAAGTLAIAALIAAVAWVPLMHPRPHVGRLPAVAVEAPRRDGSFFRRLMAGPQHQEATSLTSRLAQIGVSVREMPYHDVVFQSQGPLVGQLASYSPADAQGAVQP